Proteins found in one Triticum urartu cultivar G1812 chromosome 4, Tu2.1, whole genome shotgun sequence genomic segment:
- the LOC125553902 gene encoding UPF0481 protein At3g47200-like — MAMEDDENATQKSRFFRDARVEAMQRRVDEVHAEAEDPCTIFRLPAAVRERHPDLYEPKVVSVGPYYHGRAGLAAAQQHKWRLLRDFLSRTNGKGLGAYLRCASALEADARRCYAEGFDAVGADDFAEMLVLDGCFLLEFFLRKGEGQLAAPGGAKWAWQHMYHDVLLLENQIPFFVVEKLHAIAFPGEDGGPDSEGLLDIFCKALAGDLPSSRAIRPRSGKTIHHLLHLHYECNVRSASADASDAKGRSNGKADANGASSLAVWKQSPVPSPRSSDGAVKGRLTSMVPQAAKMEEAGVTFKRKATPRDMFDVNFRYGVLHMPAFVVDEAAKVLLANLVAFEQGGGRAARQLDGGNLVTGFVALVGSLVNTTRDVEVLRRCGVMHCMLTHDEAVRYFSHVVQYTTMDYDRHLLACLFRDIREHCQWSR, encoded by the coding sequence ATGGCCATGGAGGACGACGAGAACGCGACCCAGAAGAGCCGCTTCTTCCGCGACGCGCGCGTGGAGGCCATGCAGCGGCGCGTGGACGAGGTGCACGCGGAGGCCGAGGACCCCTGCACCATCTTCCGCCTCCCCGCGGCCGTGCGCGAGCGCCACCCCGACCTGTACGAGCCCAAGGTCGTGTCCGTGGGGCCCTACTACCACGGCCGCGCCGGGCTCGCCGCCGCGCAGCAGCACAAGTGGCGCCTCCTGCGCGACTTCCTGTCGCGGACAAACGGGAAGGGGCTGGGCGCCTACTTGCGCTGCGCGAGCGCGCTCGAGGCCGACGCGCGGCGGTGCTACGCGGAGGGGTTCGACGCCGTGGGAGCCGACGACTTCGCGGAGATGCTGGTGCTCGACGGCTGCTTCCTGCTCGAGTTCTTCCTGCGGAAGGGCGAGGGCCAGCTCGCCGCGCCCGGGGGCGCCAAGTGGGCGTGGCAGCACATGTACCACGACGTCCTCCTGCTCGAGAACCAGATCCCCTTCTTCGTCGTCGAGAAGCTGCACGCCATCGCCTTCCCCGGCGAGGACGGCGGGCCCGACAGCGAGGGGCTCCTCGACATCTTCTGCAAGGCCCTGGCCGGCGACCTGCCGTCGAGCCGCGCCATCCGGCCGCGGAGCGGCAAGACGATACACCACCTCCTGCACCTGCACTACGAGTGCAACGTCCGCAGCGCGTCCGCGGACGCCAGCGACGCCAAGGGGCGCAGCAACGGCAAGGCCGACGCCAACGGCGCCTCGTCGCTGGCCGTGTGGAAGCAGTCGCCGGTCCCGTCCCCGCGCTCCAGCGACGGCGCCGTGAAGGGCCGGCTGACGTCGATGGTCCCGCAGGCGGCCAAGATGGAGGAGGCCGGCGTGACGTTCAAGAGGAAGGCGACCCCGCGCGACATGTTCGACGTGAACTTCCGGTACGGCGTGCTGCACATGCCGGCGTTCGTGGTGGACGAGGCCGCCAAGGTGCTGCTGGCCAACCTGGTGGCGTTCGAGCAGGGCGGCGGCCGCGCCGCCAGGCAGCTGGACGGGGGCAACCTGGTGACGGGGTTCGTGGCGCTGGTGGGGTCCCTGGTGAACACGACGAGGGACGTGGAGGTGCTCCGGCGGTGTGGCGTCATGCACTGCATGCTCACCCACGACGAGGCCGTCAGGTACTTCAGCCACGTGGTGCAGTACACGACCATGGACTACGACCGCCACCTGCTCGCCTGCTTGTTCCGAGACATCCGAGAGCACTGCCAGTGGAGCCGATGA